In a genomic window of Caloenas nicobarica isolate bCalNic1 chromosome 1, bCalNic1.hap1, whole genome shotgun sequence:
- the LNP1 gene encoding LOW QUALITY PROTEIN: leukemia NUP98 fusion partner 1 (The sequence of the model RefSeq protein was modified relative to this genomic sequence to represent the inferred CDS: inserted 1 base in 1 codon) produces the protein MEYEEDDDISFAKWMSSFWGHDLIYEDEKEGRGHKKHQTRLFSERRASLPARLSSFHTTRLHASTKGSSSGHLRGSKEFQEDQDAKCHCHRKASGTPSADSSCSETRSNSIQEFAESFEKQLHLKSKRSVSLQPEGMKERRERERLHLRKSKSHKGVREKSEPRREREEDESSEVVPAKHNSFHHKXSIEKGYLCTGS, from the exons ATGGAATATGAAGAGGATGATGatatttcctttgcaaaatgGATGAGCAGCTTCTGGGGCCATGACTTGATCTATGAGGATGAGAAAGAGGGTAGAGGCCACAAGAAACACCAGACTCGACTCTTTAGTGAAAGGAGAGCCTCCCTTCCG GCCAggctttcttccttccatacaACACGACTTCATGCTTCTACCAAAGGCTCATCTTCAGGCCACCTCAGGGGCTCCAAGGAATTTCAAGAAGACCAAGATGCCAAATGCCACTGCCACAGGAAGGCAAGTGGAACACCATCAGCAGACAGCTCATGCTCAGAGACAAGATCAAACTCCATCCAGGAATTTGCAGAGTCCTTTGAAAAACAATTGCATCTCAAAAGCAAACGCTCAGTTTCTTTG CAACCTGAAGGCatgaaggagagaagagaaagagaaagactgCATTTGAGAAAAAGCAAGTCTCACAAGGGTGTCAGGGAGAAATCAGAGCCAAGGAGAGAGCGGGAAGAAGATGAAAGTTCAGAAGTTGTACCTGCAAAACACAACAGTTTCCATCACA CAAGCATTGAGAAAGGATATTTATGCACAGGCAGCTAG